In Vibrio bathopelagicus, the following are encoded in one genomic region:
- a CDS encoding efflux RND transporter permease subunit produces the protein MSASAGFLRHNYDESSQMETVMEHDSQKPNLASNLDLDSQSSNSGQQAHNLNNSWHSIPTKRSFIVLLVVFSIIMLSALGAKNLYFRGDYNIFFEGTNKQLMAFDEIQTTFAKTDNLAIVVAPEDGNVFTPETLTLIQNLTVDAWQIPYSSRVDSLANYQHTEAVEDDLLVEDLLYEEYEHTPERIAKVKQIALNEPLLKNALVSASGDVTIVNVTVQLPEVDKTAEVQEVIAAINTMIAKYQADYPNVEFHKAGIIAMNNAFMMSAQEDSSTLVPLMLLVVLVFLTFMLRSFFSVVATLVVIISSIVATMGLSGWAGMFLSTATVNVPTLVLTLAVADCVHVIVTMRQAMQRGMEKAQAIQYSIKLNAMPILITSVTTAIGFLMMNMSDSPVLRDFGNLSALGVMIACFLSVTMLPALLKLLPVKTLPVNEAAESKVTFMDKLGDFVVANRKALLPISTLVIVGAAALIPLNKVNDESVKYFDTSSEFRQAADFMEQTVSGMTTISIAVKTNESQAIADPVFLQAIGDFTEWSRVQPETDHVATLSDVYMRLNKNMHGDDDSYYQLPLNRELAAQYLLLYEMSLPYGLDLNNQINVDKSSIKMVLTVDNLGSVELVELEERIYSWFAANAPQYEVVASSPSLMFAHIGETNMASMLSTLPITLVLISGLMIFALRSVRLGVISLVPNIAPAIIGFGLWALISGEINLGLSVVVTLTLGIVVDDAVHFLSKYQRARLEGKSAEEAVRYAFHTVGRALWITTVVLVAGFSVLAMSSFRLNSDMGLLSAIVIFIALVVDFILLPSLLMIFDKQTHYSDKPQHESKPSKAELTTAEQSSPVGELTTSTK, from the coding sequence TTGTCAGCTTCGGCTGGCTTTTTAAGACACAACTATGACGAATCGTCACAAATGGAGACTGTGATGGAACATGACAGCCAGAAGCCCAATTTAGCTAGTAACCTCGATTTAGATAGTCAATCGTCCAACTCAGGTCAACAGGCTCATAATCTAAATAACAGTTGGCACTCAATACCGACCAAGCGTTCGTTTATCGTTCTGCTAGTGGTTTTTTCAATCATTATGCTCTCTGCATTAGGGGCAAAGAACCTCTACTTTAGAGGGGACTACAACATCTTCTTCGAAGGCACCAACAAACAGTTGATGGCGTTCGATGAAATTCAAACCACCTTTGCAAAAACCGACAACCTTGCGATTGTTGTCGCCCCTGAAGATGGCAATGTCTTCACCCCAGAAACCCTCACCCTAATTCAAAATCTCACGGTCGATGCGTGGCAGATCCCGTATTCAAGCCGTGTCGATTCGCTTGCCAATTATCAGCACACCGAAGCCGTTGAAGACGACTTACTGGTCGAAGACCTTCTTTACGAAGAATATGAACACACACCAGAGCGCATCGCCAAAGTCAAACAGATCGCCCTGAACGAACCACTGCTTAAGAACGCATTAGTGTCAGCCTCTGGCGATGTGACCATTGTGAACGTGACGGTGCAATTGCCTGAAGTGGATAAAACCGCGGAAGTTCAAGAGGTGATTGCGGCTATCAATACCATGATCGCCAAGTATCAAGCCGATTATCCGAATGTCGAGTTCCACAAAGCGGGCATCATTGCCATGAACAACGCGTTTATGATGTCGGCTCAAGAAGACAGCTCAACGCTGGTTCCGTTAATGCTATTGGTGGTGTTGGTGTTCCTGACCTTTATGCTGCGCTCGTTCTTTAGCGTGGTGGCTACCTTAGTTGTGATTATCTCGTCGATTGTTGCCACCATGGGGTTGTCTGGCTGGGCAGGGATGTTCCTCAGCACCGCAACGGTTAACGTTCCAACCTTGGTATTAACCCTCGCTGTTGCCGATTGTGTTCACGTAATCGTGACCATGAGACAAGCCATGCAGCGTGGGATGGAGAAAGCACAAGCCATTCAATACAGCATCAAGTTGAACGCGATGCCGATTCTAATCACCTCGGTCACCACCGCAATTGGTTTCTTGATGATGAACATGTCGGATTCTCCCGTGTTGCGCGACTTCGGTAACTTGTCTGCATTAGGCGTGATGATTGCGTGTTTCCTCTCTGTGACCATGCTTCCTGCGCTGTTAAAACTATTGCCAGTAAAGACTCTGCCGGTCAATGAAGCAGCGGAAAGCAAAGTGACCTTCATGGATAAGCTCGGTGATTTTGTGGTTGCGAACCGCAAAGCACTGCTGCCTATTTCAACCCTTGTGATTGTTGGCGCTGCGGCGTTAATTCCACTGAACAAAGTGAATGATGAATCGGTGAAGTATTTCGATACCTCAAGCGAATTTAGACAAGCTGCCGATTTCATGGAACAGACCGTAAGCGGCATGACAACCATCAGCATCGCGGTCAAAACCAACGAGTCTCAAGCGATTGCCGATCCTGTGTTTTTGCAAGCGATTGGCGACTTTACCGAGTGGTCACGTGTTCAACCAGAAACCGACCATGTAGCAACGCTTTCTGATGTTTACATGCGTTTGAACAAGAACATGCATGGCGATGATGACAGCTACTACCAACTGCCACTTAATCGTGAACTTGCCGCGCAATACCTGCTGCTTTACGAAATGTCTCTGCCTTATGGCTTGGACTTGAACAACCAAATCAACGTCGATAAGTCATCGATCAAAATGGTACTCACGGTCGACAACCTCGGCAGCGTGGAATTGGTGGAACTTGAAGAGCGCATCTACTCATGGTTTGCGGCTAATGCACCTCAATATGAAGTAGTCGCATCCAGCCCGTCACTGATGTTTGCTCACATTGGCGAAACCAACATGGCGAGCATGCTATCGACTCTGCCTATCACCTTAGTACTTATCTCTGGCTTGATGATCTTCGCATTGCGCTCGGTTCGCTTGGGCGTGATCAGCCTAGTGCCAAACATTGCCCCGGCGATTATCGGCTTTGGTTTGTGGGCGCTTATCTCCGGTGAAATCAACCTCGGCTTGTCTGTAGTCGTTACGTTAACACTCGGAATCGTGGTTGATGATGCGGTGCATTTCTTAAGTAAATACCAACGCGCACGATTAGAAGGTAAATCAGCGGAAGAAGCCGTTCGTTACGCCTTCCACACCGTTGGCCGCGCATTGTGGATCACCACTGTCGTGTTAGTGGCTGGTTTCTCTGTGTTGGCGATGTCGAGCTTCAGGCTCAACTCCGACATGGGCTTACTCAGTGCGATTGTGATTTTCATTGCGTTGGTGGTCGACTTCATTTTGCTACCGAGCTTACTGATGATTTTCGACAAACAGACTCACTATTCAGATAAACCTCAGCACGAATCAAAGCCATCTAAAGCCGAGTTAACTACAGCAGAGCAATCTAGCCCTGTTGGCGAACTGACTACTTCGACCAAATAA
- a CDS encoding TetR/AcrR family transcriptional regulator → MFGFSCKGDKQGIFGCKGVLSKKQQSIADREVELMLLAKDLVREQGFGNLTMDKLTAASCYSKGTIYNHFCSKEDVVLALCIHSLKAEALMFARSGEFEGNTREKIVALHVAYRIYARMEPVLSTCAIMAKSPWVLEKASSARVTEMNELEELVIEQADSMVNQAVEAGDLKFSSGVGSDAIVFANWSIAFGSNALSQNASNSHCIKRLQDPYSVLHNANMLLDGLNWQPLSSDWDYRKTWRRVEQELFSEEITYLESVGR, encoded by the coding sequence ATGTTTGGCTTTAGTTGTAAAGGCGATAAACAAGGTATCTTTGGTTGCAAGGGCGTGTTGTCTAAAAAGCAGCAGTCTATCGCAGACCGAGAAGTAGAGTTGATGTTGTTAGCAAAAGATCTGGTTCGAGAACAAGGGTTCGGAAACCTAACGATGGACAAGCTAACGGCCGCGAGCTGTTATTCGAAAGGTACGATATACAATCACTTTTGCAGCAAAGAAGATGTGGTTTTAGCTTTGTGTATTCATTCTTTAAAGGCCGAGGCATTGATGTTTGCTCGCTCTGGAGAGTTTGAAGGCAACACACGTGAAAAGATCGTCGCACTGCACGTTGCTTACCGAATCTATGCTCGCATGGAGCCGGTACTATCAACTTGTGCGATCATGGCGAAAAGCCCGTGGGTACTGGAGAAAGCATCTAGTGCACGTGTAACCGAGATGAACGAACTGGAAGAATTGGTGATTGAACAAGCCGATTCCATGGTTAACCAAGCTGTAGAGGCGGGTGACCTAAAGTTCTCTTCTGGTGTGGGTTCAGATGCCATCGTGTTTGCAAACTGGTCAATCGCATTTGGTTCAAATGCCTTGTCACAGAACGCATCAAACAGTCATTGTATCAAGCGGTTACAAGACCCGTACTCAGTATTACATAACGCGAATATGCTTTTAGACGGCCTAAATTGGCAGCCCCTTTCTAGCGATTGGGATTACCGCAAAACTTGGCGTCGTGTAGAACAAGAACTGTTCAGTGAAGAAATCACCTACTTAGAATCAGTAGGTCGATAA
- a CDS encoding DUF262 domain-containing protein — MENRVYYGEYSLRHWIDLVLKQNIVLPDYQRYFVWNEKKVETLIETFKKKQFVPPVTIGAFKIGDSNENLLLDGQQRITSILLAYLGLYPDAANYKLKLDSFANDNDDDDDNEDISDVIYDNVLEWNFKSLVKKGTSKVDILSNIQHGNYKHTNLSITDEFLDNHFLGFSYLVPQTSDEQTQQKYYSSVFRNINIQGETLLPQESRASLYFLDQELVGLFNPDFSKKIRIKLVSSESKSDFIRYLALLSQYHIDGDSWKIARGYKQKMEKLYEEYIFSAINGGTSDIFGTFLSVFPNKEYKAQLDKLENTLAEMDLFKKYTSIIELDTYLFGIIYYILFEKKNIDISEKDNITSKLEDKIANYKLDSSHLKSPNNLGNLRRRISESIAIYGEYTVHES, encoded by the coding sequence ATGGAAAATAGAGTATATTACGGTGAATACTCACTACGTCACTGGATTGACTTAGTGTTAAAACAAAACATAGTTTTACCTGACTATCAACGTTACTTCGTCTGGAACGAGAAAAAGGTGGAAACGCTCATTGAAACATTTAAAAAAAAGCAGTTTGTTCCTCCTGTAACTATTGGCGCATTCAAAATTGGAGACAGTAATGAAAACTTGCTATTGGATGGTCAACAAAGGATTACGAGTATTTTACTTGCATATTTAGGTCTCTACCCTGATGCTGCAAATTATAAATTAAAACTTGATTCTTTTGCCAACGATAATGATGATGATGATGACAATGAGGATATTAGCGATGTTATCTATGACAACGTTCTAGAGTGGAACTTCAAAAGCTTAGTTAAAAAAGGAACAAGCAAAGTAGATATTTTAAGCAACATTCAGCATGGCAACTATAAACATACGAATCTGAGCATAACTGATGAATTTTTAGATAACCATTTCCTTGGTTTTTCATACTTAGTTCCTCAGACATCAGATGAACAGACACAGCAGAAATATTACTCATCAGTATTTAGAAATATAAACATTCAAGGTGAAACTTTGTTGCCACAAGAAAGTAGAGCCTCTTTATACTTTTTAGATCAAGAATTGGTCGGATTATTTAATCCGGATTTTTCTAAGAAAATTAGAATTAAGCTTGTTAGTAGTGAATCAAAATCTGATTTTATTCGATATCTGGCACTTTTATCTCAATATCATATCGATGGAGATAGCTGGAAGATAGCTCGCGGCTACAAACAGAAAATGGAGAAACTATACGAAGAATATATTTTCTCTGCAATAAATGGTGGAACTTCTGACATTTTTGGCACTTTCTTGAGCGTATTTCCTAATAAAGAATATAAAGCTCAATTAGATAAACTAGAAAATACGCTGGCTGAGATGGACCTGTTTAAAAAGTACACATCCATTATTGAACTCGATACTTACCTTTTCGGTATCATTTATTACATTCTTTTCGAAAAGAAAAACATTGATATTTCAGAAAAGGATAATATAACTTCCAAATTGGAAGATAAAATAGCAAATTATAAATTAGATAGCTCTCATTTAAAAAGTCCTAATAACTTAGGAAACCTTAGACGTAGAATATCTGAATCTATTGCTATCTATGGGGAGTATACAGTCCATGAATCATAA
- a CDS encoding outer membrane lipoprotein-sorting protein, giving the protein MTIGAFAAFTALADPAKGLEIAEQRKAVDVGWGDSVATMEMLLRNKQGESSTRLMRLKSLEVDDDGDKGLTIFDEPRDVKGTAFLNHSHITKSDDQWLYLPALKRVKRISSRNKSGPFMGSEFAYEDLSSFELKKYTFNYIEDAKIEGVDTFVLEQIPTDKNSGYTMQKVWLDQQYYRPVQVEFYDRKGALLKTLSFQDYKQYLNQYWRAHTMSMQNHQTGKSTVLTTTDLAFQTGLKDKDFQKNTLKRAK; this is encoded by the coding sequence ATGACAATTGGCGCGTTCGCGGCTTTCACGGCATTAGCAGACCCAGCGAAAGGCTTAGAAATTGCTGAGCAACGCAAAGCTGTCGATGTCGGGTGGGGCGATTCTGTCGCGACCATGGAAATGCTACTTCGCAATAAGCAGGGCGAAAGCAGCACACGCCTAATGCGATTGAAGTCGTTAGAAGTGGATGACGATGGCGACAAAGGGCTGACCATTTTTGATGAACCACGCGACGTGAAAGGCACGGCTTTCTTAAACCATTCGCACATCACTAAATCGGATGACCAATGGTTGTACTTGCCTGCATTGAAACGTGTAAAACGCATCTCTTCACGCAACAAATCGGGCCCATTTATGGGCAGTGAATTTGCATACGAAGACCTAAGCTCGTTTGAACTTAAAAAGTATACCTTTAACTACATTGAAGACGCCAAAATTGAAGGTGTCGATACCTTTGTGTTAGAGCAAATTCCGACTGATAAAAACTCTGGTTACACCATGCAAAAAGTATGGCTAGACCAACAATACTACCGCCCCGTTCAAGTGGAGTTTTACGACCGCAAAGGCGCATTGCTGAAAACCCTCTCGTTCCAAGACTACAAACAATACCTAAACCAATACTGGCGCGCACACACCATGTCGATGCAAAACCACCAAACGGGTAAAAGTACGGTATTAACCACGACAGATTTAGCGTTCCAGACCGGTCTTAAGGACAAGGATTTTCAAAAAAACACACTTAAACGTGCAAAGTAA
- the pheS gene encoding phenylalanine--tRNA ligase subunit alpha — MQHLEEIIANATTAIDTADSLVALDEVRVQYLGKKGELTLQLQSLGKLPPEERRTAGQEINKAKGAVQQAIAARKDALQRAELEAKLAEETIDVSLPGRRIENGGLHPVTRTVERIEQFFGELGFSTESGPEIEDAFHNFDALNIADDHPARTDHDTFFFNPDLMLRTHTSGVQIRTMENGKPPFRFIAPGRVYRNDYDQTHTPMFHQVEGMLVDENVNFAQLKGILNDFLCNFFEEEVEVRFRPSFFPFTEPSAEVDVKRKDGKWLEVLGCGMVHPNVLRSVGIDPEKYSGFAFGMGVERLTMLRYGVNDLRAFFENDLRFLKQFK; from the coding sequence ATGCAACATCTAGAAGAGATCATTGCTAATGCAACGACTGCTATTGATACAGCAGATTCGTTAGTCGCACTTGATGAAGTGCGAGTTCAGTATTTAGGTAAGAAGGGTGAACTAACTCTTCAACTACAAAGCCTAGGTAAACTTCCACCTGAAGAGCGTCGCACTGCTGGTCAAGAGATCAACAAAGCGAAAGGTGCTGTTCAACAAGCGATCGCAGCTCGCAAAGACGCACTTCAACGTGCAGAGCTTGAAGCGAAACTAGCTGAAGAAACTATCGATGTGAGCCTACCAGGTCGTCGCATTGAGAACGGTGGTCTTCACCCAGTTACTCGCACAGTTGAGCGTATCGAACAGTTCTTTGGTGAGCTTGGCTTTAGCACTGAGTCTGGCCCTGAGATCGAAGATGCATTCCACAACTTTGATGCACTAAACATCGCAGACGATCACCCAGCTCGTACTGATCACGATACTTTCTTCTTCAACCCTGATCTAATGCTACGTACGCACACTTCTGGTGTTCAAATCCGTACGATGGAAAACGGCAAACCGCCATTCCGCTTCATTGCTCCGGGTCGTGTTTACCGTAACGACTACGATCAAACTCACACGCCAATGTTCCACCAAGTGGAAGGTATGTTAGTTGATGAGAACGTAAACTTCGCACAACTTAAAGGCATTCTTAACGATTTCCTTTGTAACTTCTTTGAAGAAGAAGTTGAAGTGCGTTTCCGTCCTTCATTCTTCCCGTTCACAGAGCCTTCAGCTGAAGTTGACGTGAAACGTAAAGATGGCAAATGGCTAGAAGTTCTAGGCTGTGGCATGGTTCACCCTAACGTACTTCGCTCTGTTGGCATCGACCCTGAGAAATACTCTGGTTTTGCATTCGGTATGGGTGTAGAGCGTCTAACGATGCTTCGTTACGGCGTAAATGACCTTCGTGCGTTCTTCGAGAACGACCTTCGTTTCCTTAAACAATTCAAGTAA
- the pheT gene encoding phenylalanine--tRNA ligase subunit beta — translation MKFSESWLREWVKPAINSEELAHQITMAGLEVDDVEPVAGEFTGVKVGKVVECGQHPDADKLQVTKIDIGEEELLDIVCGASNCRLGLTVAVATVGAVLPGDFKIKKAKLRGVPSHGMLCSFSELGIDVESDGILELPEGTTLGMDVRELLELNDVTIDVDLTANRADCFSIRGLAREVGVLNRADVTEPTVEAVATSIEDTVSVEIKATDACPRYLGRVVKNVNVKAESPIWMQEKLRRCGIRSIDPIVDITNYVMLEQGQPMHAFDLAKIEGGIVVRLAEQGEKLTLLDGNEAELNSNTLVIADQNKALAIAGIFGGQDSGVTTETTDVLLEAAFFAPDHIRGRARAYGLHTDSSLRFERGVDSTLQAAAMERATQLLVEICGGEVAPVNGSESEADLPKANVVALRRAKLDSLLGHEIPSTDVVEILTRLGCEVETTDAGWTATSPSWRFDIAIEQDLIEEVGRIYGYDNIPNQAPKAALKMNDHKEANQPLKRVRDLLVDRGYHEAITYSFVEPEQQKLVVPGVEPLILPFPISADMSAMRLGLIQGLLNTVVHNQKRQQSRVRLFESGLRFIPEATAENGMRQEMMLAGVISGTRGEEHWDIATNTVDFFDLKGDLEAVLELSANEIAYSFKAAKHPALHPGQTAAIVVDGKEVGIIGTVHPELERKFGLNGRTIVFEIEWAAINTRVLPEAVAVSKFPANRRDIAVVVDEAVASGDIVEACIAAGGEFLTGAKLFDVYVGQGVEEGKKSLAIALSLQSVERTLEDADIAGSVDAIVASISEKFGAALRD, via the coding sequence ATGAAATTCAGTGAATCTTGGCTACGCGAGTGGGTTAAACCTGCAATTAACAGCGAAGAGCTAGCTCACCAAATCACTATGGCTGGTTTGGAAGTTGACGATGTAGAACCTGTTGCTGGTGAATTCACCGGCGTTAAAGTAGGTAAAGTAGTTGAGTGCGGTCAGCACCCAGACGCAGACAAACTACAAGTTACAAAAATTGATATCGGCGAAGAAGAACTTTTAGACATCGTATGTGGTGCATCTAACTGTCGTCTTGGCCTAACTGTAGCAGTAGCAACAGTTGGCGCAGTACTTCCTGGTGACTTCAAAATCAAGAAAGCAAAACTACGTGGCGTTCCATCGCACGGCATGCTTTGCTCTTTCTCTGAGCTAGGTATCGACGTAGAGTCTGACGGCATCCTTGAGCTACCAGAAGGCACAACGCTAGGTATGGACGTACGTGAGCTTCTTGAGCTTAATGACGTAACTATCGACGTAGACCTAACAGCAAACCGCGCAGACTGCTTTAGCATCCGTGGCCTTGCTCGTGAAGTTGGCGTACTAAACCGCGCAGACGTTACAGAGCCAACAGTTGAAGCTGTTGCAACAAGCATTGAAGACACAGTATCTGTTGAAATCAAAGCAACAGACGCTTGTCCACGTTACCTTGGCCGTGTGGTTAAGAACGTAAACGTGAAAGCGGAATCGCCAATCTGGATGCAAGAAAAACTGCGTCGTTGTGGTATTCGTTCAATCGACCCAATTGTAGACATCACAAACTACGTGATGCTAGAGCAAGGCCAACCAATGCACGCATTTGATCTAGCTAAGATCGAAGGCGGTATCGTGGTTCGTCTAGCAGAGCAGGGCGAAAAGCTAACACTTCTAGATGGCAACGAAGCTGAGCTAAACAGCAACACGCTTGTTATCGCTGACCAAAACAAAGCACTAGCAATCGCTGGTATCTTTGGCGGTCAAGATTCAGGTGTTACGACTGAAACAACTGACGTACTTCTTGAAGCTGCATTCTTCGCACCGGATCACATCCGTGGTCGCGCACGTGCTTACGGTCTTCACACTGATTCTTCTCTACGTTTCGAACGTGGTGTTGATTCAACACTTCAAGCAGCAGCAATGGAGCGTGCAACACAGCTTCTAGTTGAAATCTGCGGTGGTGAAGTTGCGCCAGTAAACGGCAGCGAATCTGAAGCTGATCTTCCTAAAGCAAACGTAGTTGCTCTACGTCGCGCTAAGCTAGACAGCCTACTAGGTCACGAAATCCCATCTACAGACGTAGTAGAAATTCTTACTCGCCTAGGTTGTGAAGTTGAGACTACGGACGCAGGTTGGACGGCAACGTCTCCATCTTGGCGTTTTGATATCGCAATCGAGCAAGACCTAATTGAAGAAGTAGGTCGTATCTACGGTTACGATAACATTCCAAACCAAGCGCCTAAAGCGGCACTTAAAATGAATGACCACAAAGAAGCTAACCAACCGCTTAAGCGCGTTCGTGACCTTCTTGTAGACCGTGGCTACCACGAAGCAATCACATACAGCTTCGTAGAACCAGAACAGCAAAAACTTGTTGTACCTGGTGTTGAGCCGCTAATCCTGCCATTCCCAATCTCTGCGGACATGTCAGCAATGCGTCTTGGCCTAATCCAAGGTCTTCTAAACACAGTTGTTCACAACCAGAAGCGTCAACAGTCTCGCGTTCGTCTATTCGAATCAGGCCTACGTTTCATCCCTGAAGCAACTGCTGAAAACGGCATGCGCCAAGAAATGATGCTTGCGGGCGTTATCTCTGGTACTCGTGGCGAAGAGCACTGGGACATTGCAACTAACACTGTAGATTTCTTCGATCTTAAAGGTGACCTAGAAGCAGTTCTTGAGCTTTCTGCAAACGAAATCGCATACAGCTTCAAAGCAGCTAAGCACCCAGCACTTCACCCAGGTCAAACTGCGGCTATCGTAGTAGACGGCAAAGAAGTGGGTATCATTGGTACTGTTCACCCAGAACTAGAGCGTAAGTTTGGTCTTAACGGCCGTACTATCGTATTCGAAATCGAATGGGCAGCTATCAACACTCGAGTGCTTCCAGAAGCAGTAGCCGTATCTAAGTTCCCTGCAAACCGTCGTGATATCGCGGTTGTTGTTGACGAAGCAGTAGCTTCTGGCGACATCGTAGAAGCGTGTATCGCAGCGGGTGGCGAATTCCTAACAGGCGCTAAACTGTTCGACGTATACGTTGGTCAAGGCGTTGAAGAAGGTAAGAAGAGCCTAGCAATCGCACTTAGCCTACAGTCTGTAGAGCGCACACTAGAAGATGCAGACATCGCTGGTTCAGTAGATGCTATCGTAGCTTCAATCTCAGAGAAATTTGGCGCAGCACTTCGCGACTAA
- a CDS encoding GGDEF domain-containing protein, giving the protein MNSFNWDKNFETGIGVVDEQHQYLVGFINHYGNLLSENTISIDDMSVALLDLTRYAEFHFKEEESLMRDCGLYDLHIEEHIKVHRVFMQDIYSMQAFILEEDQASARHLLDFLIHWLAYHILGIDQNMARQVAAIEEGATPLQAFEAEEKQQDSSTIPLLAALKGLFEQVSERNKQLLRFNQLLEDKVEERTAELKQANKKLEELSLTDSLTNLPNRRCAFKQLAVHWQDSKELGVPLVCIMIDADHFKRINDTSGHDAGDLVLKTLSRELKNTFRNDDIVCRLGGDEFLVICPDTDLKGGMHIAETTRQKVSELEVETGNQAWIGSISVGVAEMTQEFETMNELIKAADESVYLAKNAGKNSVCSIQI; this is encoded by the coding sequence ATGAATTCATTTAATTGGGATAAAAACTTTGAAACAGGCATTGGTGTTGTAGACGAACAGCATCAATACCTTGTTGGTTTTATCAATCACTACGGAAACCTGTTGTCAGAGAATACGATCTCTATAGACGACATGAGCGTCGCTTTACTCGATCTCACACGCTATGCCGAATTTCATTTTAAAGAAGAAGAATCTTTGATGAGAGATTGCGGGCTCTATGACTTACACATTGAAGAGCACATAAAAGTGCATCGTGTGTTTATGCAAGATATCTACAGCATGCAAGCTTTCATCTTGGAAGAAGATCAGGCGTCAGCACGTCACCTACTGGACTTCCTCATTCATTGGCTTGCTTATCACATCCTCGGCATCGACCAAAACATGGCGCGACAAGTGGCCGCGATAGAAGAGGGCGCAACACCCCTTCAAGCCTTTGAAGCAGAAGAAAAGCAGCAAGATTCGTCAACCATTCCTTTACTAGCTGCGCTTAAAGGCTTATTTGAACAAGTTTCTGAACGCAACAAACAGTTGTTACGCTTCAACCAGTTACTCGAAGACAAAGTTGAGGAACGTACGGCAGAGTTAAAACAAGCGAATAAGAAACTTGAAGAACTCTCCTTAACAGACTCACTCACTAATTTGCCTAACCGCCGCTGTGCTTTTAAACAGTTAGCCGTGCATTGGCAAGACTCCAAAGAACTTGGCGTGCCTTTGGTGTGCATTATGATTGATGCCGACCACTTCAAGCGCATTAATGACACTAGTGGACATGATGCTGGTGACTTGGTACTAAAAACCCTCTCGCGCGAACTGAAAAACACATTCCGCAACGATGATATTGTGTGCCGATTAGGGGGCGATGAATTCTTGGTGATTTGCCCTGATACCGATCTTAAAGGGGGCATGCACATCGCAGAAACGACTCGCCAGAAAGTGTCTGAATTAGAGGTCGAGACCGGCAACCAAGCTTGGATTGGCAGCATTAGTGTCGGTGTAGCTGAAATGACCCAAGAATTCGAAACCATGAATGAATTGATTAAGGCGGCTGACGAGTCCGTTTATCTAGCGAAAAACGCGGGGAAGAACAGCGTTTGTTCGATTCAGATTTAG